One window from the genome of Oscillatoria sp. FACHB-1406 encodes:
- a CDS encoding metalloregulator ArsR/SmtB family transcription factor: MQLADSSSQEVVQYIAEYFSILSEPMRLRLLNLLRDREQCVQELVDATQTSQANVSKHLKVMLQAGILSRRSEGTSAYYSIEDPLIFELCNLVCNRLATRIEQQARHFRDFNTREMNYK, translated from the coding sequence ATGCAACTTGCCGACTCCTCCTCGCAAGAAGTGGTTCAATACATCGCTGAGTATTTTAGTATTCTGAGCGAACCGATGCGCTTGCGCCTGTTAAACTTACTGCGCGATCGCGAACAATGCGTCCAAGAATTAGTTGATGCCACGCAAACCAGTCAGGCGAACGTTTCTAAGCATCTCAAAGTCATGCTGCAAGCCGGTATCCTCAGCCGCCGCAGCGAAGGAACCTCTGCTTATTACAGCATTGAAGATCCGCTCATTTTTGAACTGTGCAACCTCGTTTGCAATCGCCTCGCTACGCGCATCGAACAGCAAGCGCGTCACTTCCGGGACTTTAATACGCGGGAAATGAATTATAAATAA
- a CDS encoding GerMN domain-containing protein: protein MIKPNLKPSLHLLVGLFAVILAGCDATTTESTNSVSPTPSPTATTVLPSPSPSIVPASPSPVARPTPPKPPVQATKTSQQAGAKVFWLDANAQTVKPVPSPVEGSAPKNAAESEAALNRAFQALLAGPKTAAQSSSIPKGTRLLGLKQVPDGVNVNLSEDFTKGGGTMSMTGRLAQVIYTATSLNPQGKVWIEVEGNRLNVLGGEGLVLEQPLTRQKFERDFGL from the coding sequence ATGATTAAACCCAATTTAAAACCATCGCTTCACCTGCTCGTCGGACTCTTTGCCGTCATCTTAGCCGGTTGCGACGCGACGACAACCGAATCGACCAATTCTGTATCTCCTACTCCGTCTCCGACTGCCACAACGGTTTTGCCTTCGCCTTCGCCTTCTATCGTTCCTGCGTCTCCCTCGCCCGTCGCACGCCCAACGCCCCCGAAACCTCCCGTGCAGGCGACGAAAACATCTCAGCAAGCAGGTGCGAAGGTGTTTTGGCTCGATGCTAACGCTCAAACCGTTAAGCCGGTTCCTAGTCCGGTGGAAGGAAGTGCGCCTAAAAACGCGGCTGAATCGGAAGCTGCGCTCAATCGAGCTTTTCAAGCGTTGTTAGCTGGCCCGAAAACGGCAGCGCAAAGCTCTAGCATTCCGAAAGGAACGCGATTGTTAGGGTTGAAACAGGTGCCCGATGGGGTGAACGTTAATCTTTCGGAAGATTTTACGAAAGGGGGCGGTACGATGTCGATGACGGGGCGCTTGGCTCAGGTTATCTATACGGCAACCTCTCTCAATCCTCAAGGAAAGGTTTGGATTGAGGTGGAAGGCAATCGTTTAAATGTGCTGGGCGGCGAAGGATTGGTTCTAGAACAACCGCTAACTCGCCAAAAATTTGAACGCGATTTCGGTCTTTAG